The nucleotide window TTTCTTTGACCCATTATGAACAAATAAAGTCAGACTATATCGATACAGGTAAAGTTGCCATGTACTTTATGAACCTCCAATTTTTGAAAGATGATTCTAAGGTTGCTGGTCGATATGGAGATGGCATCTACCGACAAAATAATGAAGCGTTCTGGGATTATTACAAGAGCGTATATGAAATTGCTCAAGTGAAGCAACTGAATGAAGAAGTACTTTCTAGTATTATTGATTACGAGCACTATGGAATTAATTTAGATGAAGTAAAAGCGTTCGCCGCTAGTGCAGAAGCTCAAGCCAAGCTGGATTCGGATTTAGCAATTGCTGATGCCTATGGAATTAAGTCTGTACCTTCTTTCATTATAAATGGCAGCCTAGTGGAAGGTCCTAGTTATGAGCTTTTAATTCAAAAAATCGAGGCAGAATTGAAAAAGTAA belongs to Desulfuribacillus stibiiarsenatis and includes:
- a CDS encoding thioredoxin domain-containing protein, which gives rise to MSGQRMFIAVFSLLFIIVGLFIVLSGNDSDTTSDPNQQEPAPVDLSSIVLPYDTSPMIGDANAPVKLIKFGDFKCPSCAKFSLTHYEQIKSDYIDTGKVAMYFMNLQFLKDDSKVAGRYGDGIYRQNNEAFWDYYKSVYEIAQVKQLNEEVLSSIIDYEHYGINLDEVKAFAASAEAQAKLDSDLAIADAYGIKSVPSFIINGSLVEGPSYELLIQKIEAELKK